In one window of Bradyrhizobium sp. AZCC 1721 DNA:
- a CDS encoding Hsp20 family protein has translation MSRVPSLSSPFLLGFDEIERALDRVVKGADGYPPYNIERCDRANGQPERLRITLAVAGFTRDQLDVTIEENQLVIRGRQQDDKARQYIHRGIAARHFQRTFVLAEGMQVLGADLKNGLLSIDLARPEPERVVKTIAINEHE, from the coding sequence ATGTCTCGTGTTCCTTCGTTATCAAGTCCGTTCCTGCTTGGGTTCGACGAAATCGAGCGTGCGCTCGATCGCGTTGTCAAAGGCGCCGACGGCTATCCTCCCTACAACATCGAGCGGTGTGACCGCGCCAACGGCCAACCCGAACGGTTGCGCATCACGCTGGCGGTGGCGGGTTTTACCCGTGACCAACTCGATGTGACCATTGAGGAAAACCAACTCGTGATCCGGGGCCGCCAGCAGGACGACAAGGCTCGGCAGTACATCCATCGCGGCATCGCCGCGCGCCACTTCCAGCGCACCTTCGTGCTGGCGGAGGGGATGCAGGTGCTGGGCGCGGATTTGAAAAACGGGCTGTTGTCGATCGACCTTGCCAGGCCGGAACCTGAAAGGGTCGTTAAGACAATCGCTATCAATGAGCACGAATAA
- a CDS encoding sn-glycerol-3-phosphate import ATP-binding protein UgpC yields MANVTLRNVRKTYLGGFEAIKGIDFEVGDGQFCVLVGPSGCGKSTLLRMVAGLETITGGEIDIGGRVVNQIEPADRDIAMVFQNYALYPHMSVYNNMAYGLRNRGMAEGEIKTRVGEAARILELGAMLERKPRQLSGGQRQRVAMGRAIVRQPKVFLFDEPLSNLDAKLRIAMRVEIRKLQRRLSTTSIYVTHDQLEAMTLADILVVMNGGQVEQIGNPLDIYQRPATTFVASFIGAPPMNLMPLRSELQSQLAGDARAAEAGIIGIRPEDFVISNQTVSGGVALGLTVEAIERVGAETFVYGTRQQEMQGVAATPGELPPGEIIVRIPGAIGPAIGERITAVAAPDKLHLFTADGRKRVGG; encoded by the coding sequence ATGGCCAATGTAACGCTCCGCAACGTCCGCAAAACCTACCTTGGTGGCTTCGAGGCCATCAAGGGCATCGATTTCGAGGTCGGCGACGGCCAGTTCTGCGTGCTGGTCGGCCCATCCGGCTGCGGCAAGTCCACGCTGCTGCGGATGGTCGCGGGGCTGGAGACCATCACCGGCGGCGAGATCGATATCGGCGGGCGCGTCGTCAACCAGATCGAGCCGGCCGATCGCGACATCGCAATGGTGTTCCAGAACTACGCGCTCTATCCGCACATGAGCGTCTACAACAACATGGCCTACGGCCTGCGCAACCGCGGCATGGCGGAGGGCGAGATCAAGACGCGCGTCGGGGAAGCCGCGCGCATTCTCGAGCTCGGCGCAATGCTCGAACGCAAGCCGCGGCAATTGTCCGGCGGCCAGCGCCAGCGCGTGGCGATGGGCCGCGCCATCGTGCGGCAGCCAAAGGTGTTTCTGTTCGACGAGCCGCTGTCGAACCTCGATGCCAAACTGCGCATCGCCATGCGCGTCGAAATCCGCAAATTGCAGCGCCGGCTGTCCACGACATCGATCTACGTCACCCACGACCAGCTCGAGGCGATGACGCTGGCCGACATTCTCGTGGTGATGAACGGCGGCCAGGTCGAGCAGATCGGCAATCCGTTGGATATCTACCAGAGGCCCGCCACCACCTTCGTTGCCTCCTTCATCGGCGCCCCGCCGATGAACCTGATGCCGCTGCGCTCCGAATTGCAATCGCAACTGGCCGGCGATGCCCGCGCCGCCGAAGCCGGCATCATCGGCATCCGGCCTGAGGACTTTGTGATCTCGAACCAAACGGTGTCCGGTGGCGTGGCGCTCGGCCTCACCGTGGAAGCGATCGAGCGCGTCGGCGCCGAGACCTTCGTCTACGGGACGAGGCAGCAGGAAATGCAGGGGGTAGCCGCCACGCCGGGCGAGCTGCCGCCGGGGGAAATCATCGTGCGGATTCCCGGCGCCATCGGTCCCGCCATCGGCGAGCGAATCACGGCGGTCGCCGCGCCCGACAAGCTGCATCTCTTTACCGCCGATGGAAGGAAGCGCGTGGGCGGGTAA
- the ugpE gene encoding sn-glycerol-3-phosphate ABC transporter permease UgpE yields MVEHRPLTDFIAYAILTLGVFIVAFPVYLALVASTHDAATVVGGHMPASPGSRTLENYYRAIFVGGSRTSREPVANMLINSFVSAIGIAVGKIFISILSAYAVVYFRFPFRKTAFWIIFITLMLPVEVRIYPTYKVVADLRLLDTYAGLILPLIASATGTLLFRQFFMTVPDELLEASRIDGAGPFRFFWDTLLPLSVTTMAALFVIQFIYGWNQYLWPLLITTQDSMQTIVIGIKKMLVATDELAEWQLAMATAVLAMLPPVAVVIFMQRLFVRGLVQTEK; encoded by the coding sequence ATGGTCGAGCACCGCCCGCTCACCGATTTCATCGCCTACGCCATCCTGACGCTTGGCGTGTTCATCGTCGCTTTCCCGGTTTATCTCGCGCTGGTCGCCTCGACCCATGACGCGGCGACCGTAGTCGGTGGCCACATGCCGGCGTCGCCCGGCAGCCGCACGCTGGAAAATTACTACCGCGCCATCTTCGTCGGCGGTTCGCGCACCAGCCGCGAGCCGGTGGCCAACATGCTTATCAATTCCTTCGTCTCGGCGATCGGCATTGCGGTGGGCAAGATTTTCATCTCGATCCTGTCGGCCTATGCGGTGGTCTATTTTCGCTTCCCCTTCCGCAAGACCGCGTTCTGGATCATCTTCATCACGCTGATGCTCCCGGTCGAAGTGCGCATCTATCCGACCTACAAGGTAGTCGCCGATTTGCGCCTGCTCGACACCTATGCCGGCCTGATCCTGCCGCTGATTGCATCCGCCACCGGCACGCTGCTGTTCCGCCAGTTCTTCATGACGGTGCCGGATGAACTCCTGGAAGCCTCGCGGATCGACGGCGCCGGCCCCTTCCGCTTCTTTTGGGATACGCTCTTGCCGCTGTCGGTGACGACCATGGCGGCGCTGTTCGTCATCCAGTTCATCTATGGCTGGAATCAATATCTCTGGCCGCTTTTGATCACCACGCAGGATTCGATGCAGACCATCGTGATTGGCATCAAGAAGATGTTGGTGGCGACCGACGAGCTGGCCGAATGGCAGCTCGCAATGGCGACTGCGGTCCTCGCCATGCTGCCGCCGGTCGCGGTGGTCATATTCATGCAGCGGCTGTTCGTCCGCGGCCTGGTCCAGACGGAAAAGTGA
- the ugpA gene encoding sn-glycerol-3-phosphate ABC transporter permease UgpA: MEKSTVFNNRLLPYLLLLPQLVITVVFFYWPASQAIWQSFLREDAFGLVSEFIGLENYQALFAQPEYYRSMLTTVVFSTLVAALSLSIALLFATQADKNLKAAPAYKTLMIWPYAVAPAVAGVLWFFMFQPSLGMLARPLRGMGLDWNPLLNENHAMTLVVMASVWKQISYNFLFFLAGLQSIPKSVIEASAIDGARPVRRFWTIIFPLLSPTTFFLLVVNVVYVFFDTFGIIDAVTGGGPAGATTTMVYKVYADGRLGGDLGGSAAQSVVLMVIVIALTAIQFRYVERKVQY, translated from the coding sequence ATGGAAAAGTCCACCGTCTTCAACAATCGCCTGTTGCCTTATCTGCTGCTGCTGCCGCAGCTCGTCATCACGGTTGTCTTCTTCTACTGGCCGGCAAGCCAGGCGATCTGGCAGTCCTTCCTGCGCGAGGACGCGTTCGGCCTGGTCTCCGAATTCATCGGGCTGGAAAATTATCAGGCCCTGTTCGCTCAGCCGGAATATTACCGGTCGATGCTGACGACGGTGGTCTTCTCGACGCTGGTTGCGGCGCTTTCGCTCTCGATCGCGCTGTTGTTCGCAACCCAGGCCGACAAGAATCTGAAGGCCGCGCCCGCCTACAAGACGCTGATGATCTGGCCCTATGCGGTGGCGCCTGCGGTGGCCGGCGTGCTCTGGTTCTTTATGTTCCAGCCATCGCTCGGCATGCTGGCGCGCCCGCTGCGCGGCATGGGTCTCGACTGGAATCCGCTGCTTAACGAGAACCACGCCATGACGCTGGTGGTGATGGCGTCCGTCTGGAAGCAGATCTCCTACAATTTCCTGTTCTTCCTGGCCGGCCTGCAATCGATCCCGAAAAGCGTGATCGAGGCCAGCGCCATCGACGGCGCCCGGCCGGTGCGCCGCTTCTGGACCATCATCTTCCCGCTGCTGTCGCCGACGACGTTCTTCCTGCTGGTGGTCAACGTCGTCTACGTCTTCTTCGACACGTTCGGCATCATCGACGCTGTCACCGGCGGCGGACCCGCCGGCGCCACCACTACCATGGTCTACAAGGTCTACGCCGACGGCCGTCTCGGCGGCGACCTCGGCGGCTCGGCGGCGCAGTCGGTCGTGCTGATGGTCATCGTGATCGCGCTGACCGCGATCCAGTTCCGCTATGTCGAACGCAAGGTGCAGTACTGA
- the ugpB gene encoding sn-glycerol-3-phosphate ABC transporter substrate-binding protein UgpB, with amino-acid sequence MAFRQFGPAAAVTAALAFATPAHAVTEIQWWHAMTGGNNDVVNRLAEEFNASQSDYKIIPSYKGSYPDTMNAGIAAFRAGNAPHIMQVFEVGTATMMSAKGAIKPVYQLMKDAGEPFDPKAYLPTITGYYSTSKGEMLSFPFNSSSMVMWINKDELKKAGVTEIPKTWPDVFAAAKKLKAAGHDTCGFSNAWAPWAHIEQFSAWHNVPIGTKANGLDGFDTELKFNSPLHVKHLQNLVDLQKDKTYDYGGRLSTNEARFGSGECAIFLTSSGYYGTAKGTAKFDFTSAPMPYYPDVAGAPQNSIIGGASLWVMGGKKPEEYKGVAKFFTFLSDTNRQAKLHQESGYLPITKAAYEKSIKDGFYEKNPTLQTPLKELTNKEPTENSRGLRFGNMVQMRDLWSEEIEAALAGKKSAKEALDAAVSRGNAMLRTFEKTAK; translated from the coding sequence ATGGCATTTCGACAATTTGGCCCAGCCGCGGCAGTCACTGCTGCGCTGGCGTTCGCAACACCTGCCCACGCTGTGACCGAGATCCAGTGGTGGCACGCCATGACCGGCGGCAACAACGATGTCGTCAACAGGCTTGCCGAGGAATTCAACGCCAGCCAGTCCGACTACAAGATCATCCCGTCCTACAAGGGCAGCTATCCCGACACCATGAACGCCGGCATCGCGGCGTTCCGGGCCGGCAACGCACCCCACATCATGCAGGTGTTCGAGGTCGGCACCGCCACCATGATGAGTGCCAAAGGCGCCATCAAGCCGGTCTACCAGCTCATGAAGGATGCCGGCGAGCCGTTCGATCCCAAGGCGTACCTGCCGACCATCACCGGCTACTACTCGACCTCCAAGGGCGAGATGCTGTCGTTCCCGTTCAACTCGTCCTCGATGGTGATGTGGATCAACAAGGACGAATTGAAGAAGGCCGGTGTCACGGAAATCCCGAAAACCTGGCCCGACGTGTTCGCCGCCGCCAAAAAGCTGAAAGCAGCCGGCCACGATACCTGCGGCTTCTCCAACGCCTGGGCCCCCTGGGCGCATATCGAGCAGTTCTCCGCCTGGCACAATGTGCCGATCGGCACCAAGGCCAACGGCCTCGACGGTTTCGACACTGAGCTGAAGTTCAACTCGCCGCTGCATGTGAAGCACCTGCAGAACCTCGTCGACCTGCAGAAGGACAAGACCTACGACTATGGTGGGCGCCTCAGCACCAACGAAGCCCGCTTCGGCTCCGGCGAGTGCGCGATCTTCCTGACCTCGTCCGGCTACTATGGCACTGCGAAGGGCACCGCAAAATTCGACTTCACCTCAGCGCCGATGCCCTATTACCCTGATGTCGCCGGCGCTCCGCAGAACTCGATCATCGGCGGCGCGTCGCTGTGGGTGATGGGCGGCAAGAAGCCGGAAGAGTACAAGGGCGTCGCAAAGTTCTTCACCTTCCTGTCGGACACCAATCGCCAGGCCAAGCTGCACCAGGAGTCCGGCTATCTGCCGATCACCAAGGCGGCCTACGAGAAGTCGATCAAGGACGGCTTCTATGAGAAGAACCCGACCCTGCAGACTCCCTTGAAGGAACTCACCAACAAGGAGCCGACCGAGAACTCGCGCGGCCTGCGCTTCGGCAACATGGTGCAGATGCGCGACCTCTGGTCTGAGGAGATCGAGGCGGCGCTGGCCGGCAAGAAATCCGCGAAGGAAGCCCTCGATGCCGCCGTCTCCCGGGGCAATGCGATGTTGCGCACTTTCGAGAAGACTGCAAAGTAG
- a CDS encoding CaiB/BaiF CoA transferase family protein — MSSPGAMTGLRVIDLTRVLGGPYCTQILADHGADVIKVEPPAGDEVRDWGPPFHEEDAAYFVGINRNKRSIGLDLASEDGRAVLMKLLETADVLIENFKPGTLDKWGIGNDVLRAKFPRLVHCRISGFGADGPRGGNPGYDAIIQAMTGMIAATGSPESGPMRIGVPLVDITTGLYAAIGILMALSERQRSGLGQFLETTLYETGLAIMHPHTANYFMHGKPPSLTGNEHPNLVPYAIFPTKTDNIFIGVGNDGTFRKLAKEIGKPELGTDPRFARNKDRIANREALRAELAAVFSQHEAEPLCNRLLAAGLPAGPVQKIDQALTNPHTLHRGDIIEKDWYKGVASPIRLERTKPSLRRTPPKFSQHTSEVLGEFGYSKGEIEALVAKGAVCGPERKR; from the coding sequence ATGAGTTCTCCCGGCGCAATGACCGGCCTGCGCGTGATCGATCTGACGCGCGTGCTTGGCGGCCCCTATTGCACGCAAATCCTCGCCGACCACGGCGCCGACGTGATCAAGGTCGAGCCGCCGGCCGGCGACGAGGTACGCGACTGGGGCCCTCCGTTCCACGAGGAGGATGCGGCCTATTTCGTCGGCATCAACCGCAACAAGCGCTCGATCGGCCTTGACCTCGCGTCCGAAGATGGGCGCGCGGTGCTGATGAAGCTATTGGAGACGGCCGACGTCCTGATCGAGAATTTCAAGCCGGGCACGCTCGACAAATGGGGCATCGGCAACGACGTCTTGCGCGCGAAGTTTCCAAGACTGGTGCACTGCCGGATTTCCGGCTTCGGCGCCGACGGTCCGCGCGGCGGCAATCCCGGCTATGACGCGATCATCCAGGCCATGACCGGCATGATCGCGGCGACCGGCTCGCCCGAAAGCGGCCCGATGCGGATCGGCGTTCCCCTGGTCGACATCACCACCGGGCTTTACGCGGCGATCGGCATCCTGATGGCGCTGTCGGAGCGGCAGCGTTCGGGGCTCGGCCAGTTTCTCGAAACCACGCTGTATGAAACCGGCCTCGCGATCATGCATCCGCACACCGCGAACTATTTCATGCATGGCAAGCCGCCGTCGCTTACCGGCAACGAGCACCCGAACCTCGTTCCTTACGCGATCTTCCCGACCAAGACCGACAACATCTTCATCGGCGTCGGCAATGACGGCACCTTCCGCAAGCTCGCCAAGGAAATCGGCAAGCCCGAACTCGGCACCGATCCGCGCTTTGCCCGCAACAAGGACCGGATCGCCAACCGCGAGGCGCTGCGCGCCGAGCTCGCTGCCGTGTTCAGCCAGCACGAGGCCGAACCGCTCTGCAATCGGCTGCTGGCGGCGGGATTGCCGGCCGGTCCGGTGCAGAAGATCGACCAGGCGCTGACCAATCCGCATACGCTGCATCGTGGCGATATCATTGAAAAGGACTGGTACAAGGGCGTCGCCTCCCCGATCCGGCTGGAGCGGACCAAGCCCAGCCTGCGCCGCACGCCGCCGAAATTCAGCCAGCACACATCGGAGGTGCTGGGCGAGTTCGGCTACTCGAAGGGCGAGATCGAGGCGCTGGTCGCCAAGGGCGCGGTCTGCGGCCCCGAACGCAAGCGCTAA
- a CDS encoding organic hydroperoxide resistance protein has product MSVNVLYKTSAKATGGRDGHAATLDGALDVKLATPKELGGGGGAGNNPEQLFAAGYAACFIGAMKFVASQGGPKVPADASVTSTVGIGPRSAGGFGLDIELAVSLPGVPKADAEALVAKAHQVCPYSNATRGNVDVRLTVV; this is encoded by the coding sequence ATGTCCGTGAACGTGCTCTACAAGACCAGCGCCAAGGCAACCGGCGGCCGCGATGGCCACGCCGCCACCCTCGACGGCGCACTCGACGTCAAGCTCGCCACCCCGAAAGAACTCGGCGGCGGCGGTGGCGCCGGCAACAATCCTGAGCAACTGTTCGCGGCCGGTTATGCCGCCTGCTTCATCGGCGCGATGAAATTCGTGGCTTCGCAGGGCGGGCCGAAGGTGCCGGCGGACGCCTCGGTGACCTCCACCGTCGGCATCGGCCCGCGCTCGGCCGGCGGCTTCGGCCTCGATATCGAACTCGCCGTTTCGCTGCCTGGCGTACCCAAGGCGGATGCGGAGGCCCTGGTCGCGAAGGCCCACCAGGTGTGCCCCTATTCCAACGCCACGCGCGGCAATGTCGACGTGCGCCTGACCGTCGTCTGA
- a CDS encoding MarR family winged helix-turn-helix transcriptional regulator gives MARKHAADLPLKLDNQLCFAVYSTAHAFNRVYKPLLDRLGLTYPQYLVMLVLWERDGVPVKDIGERLHLDSGTLTPLLKRLEAAELIKRTRSTEDERQVLIALTSKGEALREKARAVPQAILAASACSVGELVAMKNEIVALRDRLNAVVGE, from the coding sequence ATGGCCAGAAAACACGCGGCAGACCTGCCGCTGAAGCTCGACAATCAGCTCTGCTTTGCGGTGTATTCCACCGCGCACGCGTTCAACCGCGTCTACAAGCCGCTGCTCGACCGGCTCGGACTCACCTATCCGCAATATCTGGTCATGCTGGTGCTGTGGGAGCGCGATGGCGTACCGGTGAAAGACATCGGCGAGCGGCTGCATCTGGACTCCGGCACGCTCACGCCGCTGCTCAAGCGGCTGGAGGCGGCTGAGCTCATCAAGCGGACACGCAGCACCGAGGACGAGCGGCAGGTGCTGATCGCGCTGACGTCAAAAGGCGAGGCGCTGCGGGAGAAAGCGCGGGCTGTGCCGCAGGCGATCCTGGCGGCGTCGGCCTGCTCGGTCGGCGAACTCGTGGCGATGAAGAACGAGATCGTCGCGTTGCGCGACCGGTTGAATGCGGTGGTGGGGGAGTGA